One window from the genome of Leptospira broomii serovar Hurstbridge str. 5399 encodes:
- a CDS encoding 4Fe-4S dicluster domain-containing protein has protein sequence MKQRADKENHLVDKRKTEVGVIRPEVNLSKCEGKRDCAIVCPFAVFEIRPIDRPEKERLSFAGRMKTFFHGPNKAYVVRPEDCHACGLCVAACPEKAVRLIPLRG, from the coding sequence ATGAAACAGCGGGCGGATAAAGAAAATCACCTCGTCGATAAACGTAAAACCGAGGTTGGAGTTATCCGCCCGGAAGTAAATCTCTCAAAATGCGAAGGGAAACGCGATTGCGCAATTGTGTGTCCTTTTGCAGTGTTCGAGATCCGGCCGATTGATCGACCCGAAAAAGAACGACTCTCTTTTGCAGGGCGAATGAAGACATTTTTTCACGGTCCGAATAAAGCTTACGTCGTTCGTCCGGAAGATTGCCATGCTTGCGGTCTTTGTGTGGCAGCATGTCCGGAAAAGGCGGTTCGTCTCATCCCGCTTCGCGGATAG
- a CDS encoding NADP-dependent isocitrate dehydrogenase — MAKIKVKTPLVELDGDEMTRIIWKEIKDRFIHPYLDIELDYYDLGVEYRDKTEDKVTVDSANAILKYGVGVKCATITPNQDRVKEYNLKKEWKSPNGTIRSILDGTVFRKPIIVNNIPSAIRSWKKPIVVGRHAFGDLYKDTELYIPEAGKVEIVFTTKDGKEKERVLINDFDGPGVIMGQFNLDKSIESFAQACFNYAISEKINIWFATKDTISKKYHARFRTIFDQVSHKRADELKKAGIEYSYFLIDDAVAQIVKNEGGMLWALMNYDGDVMSDMVASGFGSLGLMTSVLVSPDGKFEYEAAHGTVTRHYRKYQKGESTSTNSVASIFAWTGALEKRGELDGTADVVNFARKLEKAVIDTIEGGEMTKDLTLLATSPNPKELDTFKFMEAIQKRL, encoded by the coding sequence ATGGCTAAGATCAAGGTGAAAACTCCCTTAGTGGAGCTGGACGGGGACGAAATGACCCGCATCATCTGGAAAGAGATCAAGGATCGTTTCATTCATCCCTATCTCGACATCGAACTGGACTATTACGACTTAGGGGTCGAATACAGGGACAAAACGGAAGATAAGGTAACCGTTGATTCAGCCAACGCCATTCTCAAATACGGAGTCGGCGTAAAGTGTGCGACCATCACGCCAAACCAAGATCGTGTAAAAGAATACAATTTAAAGAAAGAATGGAAATCTCCGAACGGAACGATTCGTTCCATTTTAGACGGAACCGTTTTTCGGAAACCGATCATCGTCAATAATATACCCTCCGCAATCAGATCTTGGAAGAAACCGATCGTAGTCGGTAGGCATGCATTCGGAGACTTGTACAAAGATACCGAACTTTATATTCCTGAGGCGGGAAAAGTAGAGATCGTCTTTACCACAAAAGACGGCAAGGAAAAAGAAAGAGTTCTTATCAACGATTTCGACGGTCCCGGCGTCATTATGGGCCAATTTAATTTGGATAAGTCGATCGAAAGCTTTGCTCAGGCTTGTTTCAATTACGCGATTTCCGAAAAAATCAATATATGGTTCGCGACCAAGGATACAATTTCCAAGAAATACCATGCCAGATTTAGAACGATCTTCGATCAAGTATCTCACAAGAGAGCGGACGAACTCAAAAAAGCAGGTATCGAGTATTCTTATTTCTTAATCGACGATGCGGTTGCTCAAATCGTTAAAAACGAAGGCGGGATGCTCTGGGCGCTAATGAACTATGACGGCGACGTAATGTCCGATATGGTTGCGTCCGGTTTCGGATCTTTAGGATTGATGACTTCCGTTCTTGTTTCTCCGGACGGAAAATTCGAGTATGAAGCAGCCCACGGAACCGTTACTCGTCACTACCGTAAATACCAAAAAGGCGAGAGCACTTCCACGAACTCGGTCGCATCCATTTTTGCTTGGACCGGCGCCCTTGAAAAAAGGGGAGAATTAGACGGCACTGCCGACGTAGTCAATTTTGCTAGAAAATTGGAGAAGGCCGTGATAGACACTATCGAAGGCGGAGAAATGACGAAAGATCTTACTCTTCTTGCGACGAGCCCGAATCCGAAAGAATTGGATACTTTCAAGTTTATGGAGGCGATCCAAAAACGCCTTTAG
- a CDS encoding RNA polymerase sigma factor — MRKKIILVSVDKIYRRERNKILAWVRSKVSDPEEAEDLLQESFLIAVAELDSNGSIEYLLAYIYAVLRNKVGDWYRKKKTRKYLGPQLESEFDIENAIPERGIGPEREFYQKLVLEELSLAIEDLPAEQKSVFIANVLEGKTFRKISEETGIPEGTLSSRKAYAKEFLSKRLKALKSLFLEEF; from the coding sequence ATGAGGAAAAAAATCATCTTGGTGTCCGTGGATAAAATTTATCGAAGGGAACGAAATAAGATCCTTGCATGGGTAAGATCGAAAGTTTCCGACCCCGAAGAAGCGGAAGATCTTTTACAAGAATCCTTCCTAATCGCGGTGGCGGAGCTAGATTCGAACGGGTCCATCGAATACCTTCTGGCGTACATATACGCGGTTCTTCGAAATAAAGTCGGAGACTGGTATCGTAAAAAGAAAACCAGAAAGTATCTCGGCCCTCAGCTCGAAAGCGAATTCGATATTGAAAATGCGATCCCCGAGCGAGGGATAGGACCTGAACGGGAATTTTATCAAAAACTGGTTTTAGAAGAATTGTCTCTTGCCATTGAAGACCTTCCCGCCGAGCAAAAATCGGTTTTTATCGCAAATGTTTTAGAAGGAAAAACATTTCGAAAAATCTCCGAAGAAACAGGCATTCCGGAAGGAACGCTTTCCTCCAGAAAAGCGTACGCAAAAGAATTTCTATCCAAACGGTTGAAAGCGCTAAAGTCTCTTTTCCTCGAAGAATTTTAA